The DNA region TTTTCATAATGCAATGTTGAAAACATCCTTAGGTCCGTAATACCCTGGACCAGGTTTAACATAATTAAACCAATTCAAAATACGCAAAACTCCTTCAGCGAAGATTTCCCTAGAAAATACTGTGTGGCAAATAGAAACCTGTTCTGAATCGCTAACGAAACTAACCTCGTGTTCACCTGGAATATTACCTACACGGGATGCGAGCACTTCTATGGTTTTGTTATTCTCGGATGTCCCTAACAAAGAATATTCCTCTTGGCGAGCCTCTTTCTTGGCGCGTTGAATAGTATATGCTAAATCCATAGCTGTTCCTGAAATAGCATCCTTCTTTTTACGATGATGAGTTTCGCGAATACGTATATCATATGTGTCATCAAAGACTTGCGCCAGTACACTAGCTAGCACTTTTTGTATATAAGCACCTAAACTGGTATTAGAAGATACATAAATTGGCACAATCTTTGATAATCTTTTTAGCTTCGATTGAACAGTTTTCCCATATCCTGTTGTTCCTAATATTATAGGTTTTGGACGTTTAAACAAACAATCAACAAGGCGCTCCGTAAATTCAAAAGATGAAAAATCTACGAGTATATCGTTATTTTCTATAACGTCGTCCAGAGTATATGAACTACTTTTGGAGAATCCGGGGCCTAAGGAGTAACCAGACTGATTTGCTAACTGATCTCTGATCAATGTCCCCATTCTTCCACTAACACCAATAATACCAACCTTCATTACTACACCTACTTCCTATAGCTTTGTGCAACATAGACAAAAATCTCGCCTAACTATAAAATTCGGAAACTTCTAATTCTTAAAGATTAATTTTTGTTCAATCCCAACATAATCATCCTACTATTCTCAATGCTATAGAGCTCATATTATGGATTGCCAAGTTCTAGATTTACCAAATGAAATCCAGAGACACTGGAGCCTGATTTTATCCTCCCGCCTTGCTTTATGGCAGCGTCATTGCTCTCAAGAATTCTTCGATTATCTCGAAACACTTGAATTGTTATCCACTAATCTTCCAGACTTCCATAATATACAAAAAATAATCCAAGAGAAAGCGCAGTTCTCTCTCATCATAACCCCTGAAAAAGTAGCCCCACAAGATTACTTACATCTTCTTAGTCAGAAATGCTTCCCCATATCTCAATATGTTCGCCCTATAGAAAATAATAATTTTTCTCTAATTCCTGATATAGTACATGATTTATTGTGTCACGTTCCCTGGTTACTTTCTCCACACTTTGCTTCCTTTTTTCACAAGATGGGGATTTTATTTAAAGAAGCCCAAAAAAGAGCTCTTCTTTTTCAACATAGTGACAAAAAAAAATTCGCCCTAGATAGGTATATCTCAGTTATAACGCAATGTTTTTGGTTTTCTGTAGAAACGGGGTTGATCAAAAAACATGGAGAAAAGAAAGCATACGGGGCTGCTTTACTTAGCTCACCCGTAGACTTAACTCATATTTTTTCAACAAAAGCAACACATTACTGTTGGAATCTAGAGAAAGTAATCTTGCAGGATTTTGACCCCAGCCATCTTCAAAATATTGCTTTTGTAATTCGAGATTTTGAAGAGTTACCCACTACTGTAGATAGCATGCTTGATCTTTTAAACAGAGGGCTATTAGATTTTGAGAACTTATAGATAAGCTCCCATGAAGACTTGGTCTCCTTTGCAAGAGTTCGTTCAGACGGTAAATAACTGCTTTCATTCCCAAAAAAATGTAAAGGTTATATAGACTTTTTTGAAGAACGTTGTCAATTTTAATGTCGAGCCCTCTTATAGATGGGGTTTCGATCTATTTACTAGAAAATAGATTATGGATATGCATTGTCAGAAAACAACACTACTGTCTTATCTATCACTTGCCTTTTCTTTAATCCTAATTCTCTCTAATTTAATCTTTGCTCCCAGACTAATTATTACCAAGTATTTTACTCTACCTGGCGGTTTAATCTTTTATCCTTTCACTTTTTTACTTTCGGATATAGTGAACGAAATCTATGGCTCCAAGAAAGCCAAGCAAATAGTTTATTCTGCATTTGTAGGTAATGCCGCATCTGTCTTATTGGTACAAATCTTTTCTATTTTACCTACAACACGCCCTGAAATACATGAAGCATGGAAGCTAGTTTTCGACCTTAACCCGTTTTGTCTATTTTTTTCGTTCACTGCTTTTTTAGCTTCTCAATATCTTGATATTTTCTCATTCTCGCTTCTTAAAAAAACATATCCCAATGGCTCATTATGGATGCGGAGCAACATTTCTACCTGCCTTTCTCAAATCATCGACACCCTGATTGTAGATCTAGGCATTGTTTATATTGGTATGGGCCTTTCTCTTACAAAGACCTTTTATATCATGACATGTTCTTACTCTTATAAAGTATTCTTTAGTTTAATAACCTCTCCGATTCTATGTTTTT from Chlamydia ibidis 10-1398/6 includes:
- the dapB gene encoding 4-hydroxy-tetrahydrodipicolinate reductase, which produces MKVGIIGVSGRMGTLIRDQLANQSGYSLGPGFSKSSSYTLDDVIENNDILVDFSSFEFTERLVDCLFKRPKPIILGTTGYGKTVQSKLKRLSKIVPIYVSSNTSLGAYIQKVLASVLAQVFDDTYDIRIRETHHRKKKDAISGTAMDLAYTIQRAKKEARQEEYSLLGTSENNKTIEVLASRVGNIPGEHEVSFVSDSEQVSICHTVFSREIFAEGVLRILNWFNYVKPGPGYYGPKDVFNIAL
- a CDS encoding biopterin-dependent aromatic amino acid hydroxylase family protein, encoding MDCQVLDLPNEIQRHWSLILSSRLALWQRHCSQEFFDYLETLELLSTNLPDFHNIQKIIQEKAQFSLIITPEKVAPQDYLHLLSQKCFPISQYVRPIENNNFSLIPDIVHDLLCHVPWLLSPHFASFFHKMGILFKEAQKRALLFQHSDKKKFALDRYISVITQCFWFSVETGLIKKHGEKKAYGAALLSSPVDLTHIFSTKATHYCWNLEKVILQDFDPSHLQNIAFVIRDFEELPTTVDSMLDLLNRGLLDFENL
- a CDS encoding queuosine precursor transporter — encoded protein: MDMHCQKTTLLSYLSLAFSLILILSNLIFAPRLIITKYFTLPGGLIFYPFTFLLSDIVNEIYGSKKAKQIVYSAFVGNAASVLLVQIFSILPTTRPEIHEAWKLVFDLNPFCLFFSFTAFLASQYLDIFSFSLLKKTYPNGSLWMRSNISTCLSQIIDTLIVDLGIVYIGMGLSLTKTFYIMTCSYSYKVFFSLITSPILCFLVKKINHFIDFTKQTED